gctaattttTAGGTTAGgccagttttaattgattttgtgCTTTAGGCTCAGATGATTGATGATGAGACctaggaaataattcaagcaaggaattaaggcaaaaagaaagattttgggattcgagaaactgatggcatgcttatgcaggaaagcaggatgtatgtgccgaataatgcagaattaaagaaagaaattttggatgaagcacatatttcggcatatgcgATGCATCTGGGAGGTACTAAGATTtatcataccattagaccattttattattggtcgggtatgaaaagagaaattgccgaatatgtgaATAGGTATGCCATTTGCCAATAtgttaaagctgaaaggaagaagccatttgggttgatgcagccacttcctgttccacagtggaaatgggaaaatattattatGGATTTTATGTACAAGCTTCTTCACACACAGAATGGTTATGACGACATTTGGGTagtagttgatcggcttacgaaGTCAGCGCATTTTATTCTagtgagggagaagtattcgttaagtcgattagctaagttatttatatcgtagattgtgaagtatcatggtgtgccagttaatattatctcAGATCGGGGtcctagatttacttccaagttctggataacatttcaggaagctcttggtatgAGATTGCTTTATAGTACGGCATATCATCCTTAGACAGATGGATAATCTGAGAGGACcattcagacattagaggatatgttgagatcttcagtgctgcagtttggagatagttggcatgattgtttggatttgatggagttcgcctacaacaacagttatcattcgagtattggtatggcaccatttgaggcactttatgggaaatcttgttgtacgcctctatgttggtcagatgttggcgaaagagttttagtgggccctgagattgtggatgtgactactcaaaatgttcaggtaattaagtctagcCTGAAATCggcccaagatcgacaaaagagcttagcagacaaacaTGCCACTGATTGGAAGTATGATGTAGGCGATTGGGTATTcctgaagctatcaccttggaaaggagttgtacgatttggaaagaaaggaaagttgagtcctaggtacagtggaccatatatgatcaccgaacgagtcggtgaggttgcttataggcgtgagttgcctccagagttgtccaaggtgcatgatgtatttcatgtttcgatgtttcgacattatgtttcagatcctttgcatgtgattcctcctcaacctttggaaattaatccgaatttgacttatgatgaggaaccagtgactcttttggattggaaggataaggaacTAAGGAACAAGACCGTGCGTTTGGTGAAAAcattatggagaaatcatttagtggaagaagctacttgggagacagaggatcgGATGAGAAAGATGTACCCACActtattttatgattattaatcgatgtatttgttatgtataatttcgaggacgaaattttataaggtggggagattgtcacagcccgtcccgaaattcaTTTATCAGTGATGTAAAATGACAGTTTTATCCTTGGACAGGAAAATGGTAGTGTGTATGTGTGACATATTGAGACTTAGAGGTTGTTTTATGGTCTTGGATTGGTGACCATGTGCATCACACACACATTACACTCACTCATTCTCTCTtcttcccgtgctctctctcttatctctcagactctctctctctttatccttcttctTGTACGGACAAACACCAATGACCTCTCAAACCTCATAGATCtaggaagaaaatggtaccattgtgttctTGAAGACCCTACGAGTTCAAAGGTATCAATTTCAGGTAaggaaaccttcgatttcacgtggaAACCCTAGCCTCGATTTTGGTCACTATTCATGTGGACGTAAGTATGTTgatttcagggaatttcaagctcataAAGAGCTTTAGGAGGTCTTGAGGAGGCTCGGGGTGGTTTGTTGGAtaaatttggacgtcgggataaCTAGTTTCGAAGTTGACCGGATTATCGAGTTCCTTAGGTAAATTCTAGTGGATTTCAAGGCTTAAAAATGGTATAACATGATTCTATATATTGTTAGCTTTCCAATAGTTCAAATTTCATAagttttggttaagaaacaagcGAGAATAGACATTTTAAAGTTTTACCTAGTTTTccggcgaccggcgactcgccggagaagatgacggcatattccgtcagtttggaTGGAATATGCTAACGCCATCAGTCAGTTTTAACGGAATCTGTTagattttaacggaatattccctaacggcagttagggaatCCGTTAGTGTGTCTGCGCGTAGGCCGCGCGTGAGGCCTTGCCCTCCTCAGCGCGTGAGGGCGCGTAAGCCacagaaaaaattattttaaaaatatcacgatgctcgtgaggttgtgtaggtcacgttggtatattcaaatgccaaaattgagcaatgtatgagaagttattagctagttttgcctatgtgctttaaaataacgtttttatagttaattcgcatataggtgagacttatcccgaggacgagcgtatccacgggcgactcgggggttacgactcgtcaacataccaatgagtgggcttttgttttcagtatatatttatatacttgatatatttcccagaaatgcatttttaaggaaagtatgttTTGAAATAATAcgccaaatgcttttatattctaaatatgcatttcatggttgcatatatatatatatatataaatgtggtgctgtggaggcacatgtaaattcaggtaagttatgtttgattatgtgaatcatcgatgatgtgatatgttattgaataatgttgagctcataaaactgcacctagggtgatggtgatttagccagagatataaaGTACATGcttgtttatttacgtcacctcatGCCCTATATGtttatattggatccaacttaagtgcatagtcttgtcgtatagaccttattcatggttccgactcgtaggtgactagcgatttattgcccggctattatgagagaatagaattgagcataattatattaccccaaatcttgtcgtacagtcCCCTTTTTAGTGATTCCGACTTATATGCATTATATttccgtataggtcattgtagtgacttcggctagattaacttttgagctatgaattcagccatacagcctaccacaggggttccggctaacatatcatatttctatgaaatcattcttacctggattgtttaccttgttatattttggcatggcatacatatgaatatgattatgtgaagcatgaattgaattgttatgatttcaggtgtgtgtgtatatatatatatatatgtatgtatatgtatgtatatgcttatatcttgattctgggaaaattatacatgttttacagcgaggggttagatatgttgataaagaaaatgattttgtaaaacatttgtttttgcccactcacattttctgttttgcgcccctcctggtactgtataactagtacttgtcctacttgactgcacctagacttttatgctctgattaggagtgtttactgttgtaactaactcctatcactttctgtttagtagtgcactctagtaattcggtttttaattattcttataatccttatctttattgcttccttactgtgcacatggttgcgtcactctcacgtgatggccaacatgccttgacctcggtcggggtgtgtcaatgatACCGaaccatcttggattgcataaaTAAACACTGAGTTAATAGTCAAGAgttacaccaaacaagaaatcaaagatataagtaacAGTTAGGTTAAGAACTAGAAGTAAACATGGTGCAAACAGTTCTTCGCGTGGGTATATCCAACAAttgaggcagaggaagaagaagaacagtaaaaacctttgaggaaacattttttttttctttcaatgaagggaaaaaggaaaaaaaggttAGAGaatcgtgctgataacgtgttataaataggcaaaatttagAGAGATAACATTTGCTAAGAGCGATGACGAAGTGatgcaaaatatcacactgttTAGTTGTTACTACCACAACAAAAATATTGCAGGTATTAGACAATTAGGGATACTGAGagtattatatttctttcttttctcttcttgatATTCACCAACTTTGAACAATcgaagtgctctatttatagagccacTTCAATGGAAATTTACAAAATGGTTACTATTTAGCATATGAGTatttactatacacatgtgggcaaacatacccactatttacaacaaaatgcaCGATGAAAAATAGATGTGCGTAGTGGCGCTTTGTTCCAACTTTTAACTCTTGATTACCATGGTCACAAAGAGGCCTGCTTAAAGGTGTTTTTCTATAAAGTATTTTTACTCACTAACACTTTTTGTTTGTAACACTTTTTAATAGCCCTTTTACAAGAAAGTTTTTTGTTATTTGGCAACCAACTAAGTATTTTGCATTGTATAGAAAcgattttaatattaaatagaGTGCTTGACTGTCAAATAAAAAAGCACTTtcattaataataaattatgtactATTGTTTCTCAAGAAATTTAGCATTAGCTTTTTTCCGTAAATAATTAGCATACAACTTGAATAAATTGTTGatggaaattaaataaacaaattaatgaTCATTAATAAAatgatatttatttatgtgaaaatatatataattgaccatttgtttcttaaaaacaaaaagacaCATTATAGTTGCGTGATAATCAAATGTGAAATAAGTATTAACTAGACAGAAGAGTATTTCCAATAAAGTTCTTAAATAGGGATAACCACTATATAAAATgtgtataaaacaaatatagtaACAAATTGATCGGAAAGTGAATCTTTAAAATATAGAGACTTACCAAATATTTAGTGTATGCACCTACCTATAGGAATTGTATATAGATTCAAATGATAGAGCCTAATGACAACTTGGGTGTAAAAATTGGCCCACCAATTTGAATGCTGCTGTTCAGCAATTAGCCCACTTGCCAAGGACGCGCGGGTTGTTTTGGACTCGCAAGACAACCGCATTAATCCGAATGCTGTTGTACAGCAAGAATGCTACTAGACAGCGCATAATGTGTTCTCCTTTTTATTATGTGTtctcttctttgtttttttgtctttttcaaaTGAACGGTCAGAGTTTATTATGGCTTTCAAATTTTTTCTACAGTTGAGGATCAGCGGTTCAGGAACACTAAAATATGGCTTCTACTCtcattttggctttgaaatgaACGGCCAAGATTCATTCTTGTTATGgttttgtgaagaaaaaaattggtatcaaaaaatgaaatttttttgtcgAAATGGTCACAAAATATTTTACGACAACataatttgaaattaattaaaaaataaattaacacatACAAACACCTAATCAAATTATAGCATAAAATCGTAAAAACCTCAAATTTAGGGATTCTACTATAAGGACTCACCAATTGGAGGTAATATTCCTATAGGGACACAAAAATTCTCTATAAGTCTCTTAATGAGTTCTTCTATTTGGTGGTCGGAGTCTCTAAATAGGGACacccattggagatgctctaaaaaGATTAGCAATTCTTACTTGTTAAACATCTATCTCTCGCCTATGAATAGAACTTTCATCAACAATCTATTCATGTCCAGGCGGAAGTagctcatcatcatcataaggTTGGAAATCTTGATCGTCATGAAATGATTCCACATAAAATTGTGTAAAGTCATTGAAGGAACAACAGTTTGTACCTGTTTTTCAAAAGCGAAGCTACGCGTGTGAAGAATCATTGTCAATCTATTTTTCCAAACACCAAAAGTTCTTTCAAATTGTGCATCTTAGGGATGAATGCCTATGATAAATATCTATTTTTTACTTCTTGGCTGACTTCCATGTTGAAATTCAAGAACATGAGTTTCtgctcctcttcttctccaCCAACCTCTCCTCAAAAGCCTCAAGGATTTCATGGATCAGCTGCCGGTTTGGCGAAACGTCCCACCGTGCCCAAAAACTCATGTAGCTCCAGAAGCAGTCGCACTGGAACGTAAGAGGGTGGTCCACCCAAAACTATTTCAAAccagatttgatccaagatgcTAGAAGACATTACTAGCAACAAATTACAACAAAACCAAGATAATTTTACCTCTTTTTTTCAAGGGTTGTAGCTTGATTCCATTAGAGCAACTCTCACCGAGAACCCCTGCTTGGATTATCCTACTTCCCATTACAAAATTTAACATGCAATGGTACCATAGTTATCCCCAGCTTGCGCAGGTCTTGTATTTTGGTGGTTTGGGGTCTCAATTAAATTGGAATTTGTTGTGATGGTGCTTGGAgttctttttggctatggtggtttAGAGAGAAGGCAGAGAGTTCAAAAAGAGAGAGTTCTGGAGTGTTCACgggagaaaaggaaaagaacaaagaaaaggggaagaaaACAGAGTGAGCCAGGTTACAAACACAACACAGTGGTGCAttaccgttaagtttcataaatagtgtagtaagtttcataaacagtgtcataagttttcataaacagtgtaaaAGTTTCATAACCAGTGTGAGGACATGAGTCCGcgtgtcaatttttttttttaattttttaaatattcaaattatgtcattttcattaaaatttaagttcttttgtcctttttattaaaatttaagggtttttcattaaaatttaagtctttttaattaaataaagttatagcatgattttatattaaaataaacttagtctAAACCCCTTTCATGAAAGTTCCCTAATTATAATCAACTCCCAATCCGGAAAGGAAAAGGATTCCTAGACAAATAAGGAAATCCGGTCCGCCACGTCCTATTCGATTTGGGTTTTCTTAATTTAACCCTAATTCAACTCACTATGAATGCCTgacccaaacaaaaaaaataaaaaaataaaaaatactcacTCAGAGTCTCTATATATTCCTCCACCCTCGTAAGTTCACACCTCAAATTGTCGAGTTCTCTTACGTGCCCCGACAACATGAAGCTCAGCGAGAACTTGAGGCTTAGGCTTTTCAACAGGGCTTTCGACTCCTCAAAATGTGACAAAACAATAGTGTTGGTGGTGGATAGGATACGCAAGTTAAGGAAGAGGAAAGAGGAGGACATTGTGAAGATGAGGAACAAAATTTCTGCTCTCTTGCAGTGTGGTCAAGagccaattaataaaacttgcACTGCTCGTATTTTGATCGAAGATCTGATAAGAGAAGAAAACATTTTGGAGGCGTACGTGTTGATCAAGGGTTTTTGTAACTTAGTTAGGGGTAGGCTCTTAGTTATTCAAGTGCAGAGGGAATGCCCCGAAAATTTAAAACAAGCGATTAGTAGTTTAATTTTTGCAGCTAAAAAATGCTTCCACGAGATTCCAGAATTATTGACacttgagaaattttttaagaAGAAGTATGGAAGTGATTTTGTGCTTGCGGCTACTCAAACCAACTGTGTTACTCCCGTGATGGTTGAGAAGCTCTCAAATAGAAACTCTACAGACGAAGAAATAGAGAAGATTATTCATCAAATAGCCAAGCCATGCAATATAAATGGAGAACAACAAGCGTGGAACTGTCATCCCACAGCACCATACTTATATGATGGAGTTGCGTACAATGCTTTTCTCAATTATAAGTGAAGAAATTGTAGTATCCAATTTGGAGTAGTTTACTCTTTGAAAAAGAAATTGGTTGTTTACTATAATGTAGCAAGGAATGATGTATGACAAGAGTgcttattacttttttttatttttatttttatttttaagttttagtttagagtaatgttattcttaccatttaaatatttttcataTCACCTTATACAGAAATTGAAGTGGACTAACACATCAATTTAAAAAAGATCTTGTAC
This window of the Malus domestica chromosome 03, GDT2T_hap1 genome carries:
- the LOC103418874 gene encoding uncharacterized protein translates to MKLSENLRLRLFNRAFDSSKCDKTIVLVVDRIRKLRKRKEEDIVKMRNKISALLQCGQEPINKTCTARILIEDLIREENILEAYVLIKGFCNLVRGRLLVIQVQRECPENLKQAISSLIFAAKKCFHEIPELLTLEKFFKKKYGSDFVLAATQTNCVTPVMVEKLSNRNSTDEEIEKIIHQIAKPCNINGEQQAWNCHPTAPYLYDGVAYNAFLNYK